Proteins encoded in a region of the Chthonomonadales bacterium genome:
- a CDS encoding virulence protein RhuM/Fic/DOC family protein, protein MGAMTEPPHGQIVVYEAPGGEVRVDVRLARETVWLSQRQMAEIFDTSTDNVGLHLKNVFGEGELDESATTEDYSVVQTEGRRRVRRSVRHYDLDAVISVGYRVNSRRGTQFRIWATRTLRDHLLRGYTLHERRLAERGLGEIEQAVGLLARTLTTHALVTDEGRAVLDVVQRYSRSWRLLLEYDEERLAERPTRPVAPAGSLTLAGARTVAARLREDLSARGEAGTLFGQERGEALAAILGAIEQTFGGEPLYPSAQARAAHLLYFAIKDHPFSDGNKRIGSLLFLDYLRRNGLLLRPNGEPRLADNAMVALALLIAESEPAQKELMVRLVLNLLEDGG, encoded by the coding sequence ATGGGCGCAATGACCGAACCGCCCCACGGCCAGATCGTCGTCTACGAGGCCCCTGGCGGCGAGGTCCGCGTCGACGTCCGTCTTGCCCGCGAAACGGTCTGGCTGTCGCAGCGGCAGATGGCGGAGATCTTCGACACCTCGACGGACAACGTGGGCCTCCACCTCAAGAACGTCTTCGGCGAGGGCGAGTTGGATGAGTCGGCAACCACCGAGGATTACTCGGTAGTTCAGACCGAGGGCCGCCGAAGGGTGCGGCGGAGCGTCCGCCACTATGACCTCGACGCCGTCATCTCCGTCGGCTACCGCGTGAACTCCAGGCGCGGCACCCAGTTCCGCATCTGGGCCACGCGCACGCTGCGAGACCACCTGCTGCGCGGCTACACGCTGCACGAGCGGCGGCTGGCCGAGCGGGGACTCGGCGAAATCGAGCAGGCGGTGGGGCTGCTGGCCCGCACCCTGACCACGCACGCCCTGGTCACGGACGAAGGGCGGGCCGTGCTCGACGTCGTCCAACGCTACAGCCGCTCCTGGCGGCTCTTGCTCGAGTACGACGAGGAGCGACTGGCGGAGCGGCCGACGCGCCCCGTGGCCCCGGCCGGGAGCCTGACGCTCGCAGGGGCGCGGACCGTCGCGGCCCGGCTGCGCGAGGATCTTTCGGCGCGCGGCGAGGCGGGGACGCTCTTCGGCCAGGAGCGCGGCGAGGCCCTGGCCGCGATCCTCGGCGCCATCGAACAGACTTTCGGGGGCGAGCCGCTCTACCCGAGCGCCCAGGCCCGTGCCGCGCACCTGCTCTACTTCGCGATCAAGGACCATCCGTTCTCCGACGGCAACAAGCGCATCGGCAGCCTGCTCTTTCTCGACTACCTGCGGCGCAACGGCCTGCTCCTGCGTCCGAACGGCGAGCCGCGCCTCGCCGACAACGCGATGGTGGCGT
- a CDS encoding transposase — translation MAYDADKHHRRSIRLKGYDYVQAGAYFVTICAQNQAFLFGAVVNSEMRLNEAGRMIQSVWDAIPAFYPGVGIDEFVVMPNHVHGIVVLVGATPCGRPDSGQPQGVAPTLSLPDVVHRFKTMTTKRYADGVKQSSWPPFRDRLWQRNYYEHIIRDEESLDRIRQYIFGNPQRWSFDRENPVATAPEPDDAWAQ, via the coding sequence ATGGCCTACGATGCCGACAAACATCATCGCCGTTCCATCCGGCTGAAGGGTTACGACTATGTGCAGGCCGGGGCGTATTTCGTCACCATCTGCGCCCAGAATCAGGCGTTTCTGTTCGGCGCGGTGGTGAATAGCGAAATGCGACTGAACGAGGCCGGGCGGATGATCCAATCGGTATGGGACGCAATACCTGCGTTCTATCCCGGCGTCGGCATCGATGAATTCGTGGTCATGCCCAATCATGTCCACGGGATCGTTGTCCTGGTAGGGGCGACCCCCTGTGGTCGCCCCGATTCCGGGCAACCACAGGGGGTCGCCCCTACGTTGTCATTGCCGGACGTTGTGCACCGATTCAAAACGATGACCACCAAACGATATGCTGACGGGGTCAAACAATCGAGTTGGCCACCGTTCCGTGACCGGTTGTGGCAACGCAACTATTACGAACACATCATCCGGGACGAGGAATCGCTGGACCGAATTCGTCAATACATCTTCGGGAATCCTCAGCGCTGGTCCTTCGACCGGGAAAACCCTGTGGCAACGGCACCGGAACCGGATGACGCATGGGCGCAATGA